The Quercus lobata isolate SW786 chromosome 4, ValleyOak3.0 Primary Assembly, whole genome shotgun sequence genome segment ATTAGGCAAGGGGATCCCCTCTCCCCTTATCTCTTTGTCATCTGCATGGAGTACTTAAGCCATTTGATTGAGTTGAAGTGTGTAGATAAGAGCTGGAGCCCAGTGAAGACCTCTAGAAATGGGTTGCCTTTCTCTCATCTCTTCTTTGCGGACGATTTAGTCCTGTTTGCTCATGCTAACACGGAGAATTGTCTAGCCATCAGGGAAGTGCTTAATGATTTTTGTGCAAAATCGGGTCAGACCATAAGTGTAGCGAAGTCCCGGGTCTTTTTCTCCCTGAATATTGACTCAGATCAAAGAGAAGTTTTGGCCAACCTTCTCAGCTTTACCCCAACCCATAATTTGGGTAAGTATTTGGGGTTTCCGCTTAAACACCCAGGCAACCGCAGacaagatttttcttttgtcctAGATAGAGTTAAGAAAAAACTTACGGGTTGGAAGGCAAACCTTTTATCCATGGTGGGCAGAATGGTGCTCATTCAATCTTCCTCCTCCACTATTCTTGCATATGTTATGCAAAGTAACTTATTGCCAAGCAAGATCTTGGATGGTATTGACCGGGTGAATAGGAATTTCCTTTGGGGATCCATGGATCAAGCTAAGAAAATGCACTGGGTTAATTGGAGTAAAgtcacaaaaccaaaaaaccttGGAGGGTTGGGTCTTCAAACAGCCAAAGGCAGAAGCACGACCCTCCTGACCAAGCTAAATTGGAGGATGCACACGGAGGGTAACGCTCCTTGGTCTAAAGTCCTAAAGTTGAAATATTGCACTAGGCAAAGAATCAATTCCAGAAACGCAACTAGGCTTGCTTCCTCCCCCACGTGGAAAGGGTTGAGGAAAGGGGAAGAAGTGTTTAAAAAGGGAGTTAAATGGGTGCCTGGTCACGATAGCAAGCTGAACTTCTGGTATGATTGCTGGTCGGATCTTGGTCCTCTAAGGAATCTCATACAAGGCCCACTCCCCCGCGAGACCGAGAATCTCAAAATCAGGGATGTGTGCTGTACTAATGGTTGGGATTGGCCCACTATTCCATTCGACCTTCCTCCGAAAATTAAGGCCACTGTCCAAGCAGTCCTTACACCCATTTTCGCGAGAAGTGGGGATAAACTAGCATGGAAATTCTCCCCAAAAGGGGATTTTGATGCTAGGAGTGCCTATCTCTTAGCTTTGGACTACAAGGACACTAACGCCTTTGATGACACCTGGATTTGGAAGCTTTGTACCCTCCCAAAAATCCAAATGTTCATGTGGAAATGCTTACATCAGGCCATAGGTGTGAAAGAGTGCTTGGCTGCTAGAGGTATGCAGTTAAATGGTTCCTGCCCAATGTGCAATGCAACAAATGAATCCATTCTCCATGCTCTCCGAGATTGCAATGTGGTGAAACTGACTTGGCACCAACTTGGAGTTCACAGCAACAACTCTACTTTCTTCTCTCAGGGAATCAAAGATTGGCTAAGCACTAATGCCATGTCCAAGTGGCTATCTTCCTCGAATCACCCTCCATGAAATGTGTTGTTTCCCTTCGCTATCTAGCTTATTTGGCATCAACGCAACCAAACGGTCTTTAAGGGTAAAGGTGAAAACCCACAACTGGACAAGAATATCATCATGCAAGCCACGGAGTATGCCTTGTGCATCAATCGGCCTAGTAGGAACCAAACTAGAATGATTAGACAGATCAAATGGGAAAAGCCAGATTCAGGTTGGGTAAAGTTAAACACAGATGGGTCAACTTTCGATCTTTTAAACGTTGTGGGGTGTGAAGGATTGATAAGGGATGATCAAGGGAACTGGCTTGGGCAGTTTTCGAGACACATTGGGCACACTAACAGCTTCATAGCTGAGGTTTGGGCGCTTCGGGATGGTCTTCAACTTTGTCACCTTATGACACTCTATCATTGTTGAGTTGGATGCTAGTGCATTAGTTACTGCTCTTAACAACCCTGTTTATGCCAACACTATACTCTCCCCTCTGTTTGATGACTGTACACAGCTGGTTGCTCACATTCCTCAATGCCATATCAGACATATTTACATGTGCGCTGACAAGCTGGCTAGGATAGGCCTTATGCAATCTATAGATTTCGTTTCTTTGTCTAGTCCGCCTGTGGACTTGATCCCTCTCATTGAGATGGATAAGAGAGGTTTGTACACGAACAGAGGAGGCCCTGTAGGTGCCTctgttttctagtttttgttttaatcgAATTTCCagtttaccaaaattttttattctataaaattatttttttttcccttaaataatatgattgattcttttaagagtaatgttatactcacaaacttttttacaacatttttacaaactgttttgGTAGCAAATTTGTATTGGTTCGCACATGAACCAACCactcatatcattttattacattaataatttataaaaaaaaaaaaaaaaaaaaaagtttgtagcactagtattttccttattttagtgactataaaaaaaatttatagatctaaaatctaaaacaaaatatacaagcccaaaaaaataactcaacaacaaaaattactaatagtaaaacttaaaaaaaattaagctcaattaaccaattttatttaaaataaacaaccttgtcatttaaaaaaaaattctaaacaaaaataattttgttgttactgaccccaaaaaaaaaaaaaatctcaatagcTGAGTAGTAGTAGAGTTAAAGGTTAAAACCGTTGCACACAACCAACAGTAAAGCCACGAAGGTAGTAGCAAGTTGTGTTGCCTAATGATGGATGTGCTGCATGAGTTAGCCTTGTGGCAATGAGTTGGTGGCTTTGCAAGATATTCTTTTGTGGCTATGACTTAGTTAGGTGCAAGCCTGTGCTAGGTATGGTTAAATGGTGCCTTACTGAGTGTGGACATGTACGTGCTGTGTTAGGTTGTGGTAGTCTGACATATGTTGGGCCATGATTTGCTTGCTGTGCAGTGGGCAAGGCTGAACCGAGCTTCCAAGAGCATGTAGCATGTAGGTTTAGTGTGGGAAATGAGAATGTGGGCTGGACTACTTCACATTGGCCATGTGGGCTATGTTTTCATATAGGTGGTGATGCGATCGATGTTGGGCTGTGTTGTGTTGATGGGTCTAGGAGGTGCATTGGCATTGTTGCATAGGGTAAAGTTGTTGTCAGGTACGAGGCTAAGTGCTGGGCAAGTGTCATGGGCTGCCAGATGAAAGCAAGGCCTATAGTAGGTTTTGTCAGAGGCATATTAGTGTGAATGGGAACCCGAAATTTGACTTAAGGGTTTCGGCAAAACAAATCAAGGGTATTTTGTTTATAGGATTATTGTATCTTTGTAGGTTGCAAActtaggagtttttttttttttttttttaatgtaaatggGAGgtcttatttatataatataaagtttATACATCACCAACATCTGATCCTTGGGCACATAGTCTAATAACCCCAAGGCCAGCCAAATCCCTTATATAGTACAAATATACAAAACTGGGATAGTTACTATAGACAGACAAAAGGTTCCATTAGTGAGTTCCCCGCTTCGCCAGAGGGTCCGCACATTCATTGGCTTCTCAGTAAATGTGTTGCATTCACGCCTCCCAATCCTGATCCATGAGGCTCCTACAATCACAAATTAAAGGCATCATATTAGTAGGGTAACTCGCATTGTTATTTGTTAACCATGTTAGAGCTACTTTAGAATCAAGTTCAAGCTGTATAAACTTAAAACCCATATTCCATGCCATTGCCAAGCCCTGCTTGATCGCGGCCAACTCAGCCATATTATATGTTGCTAGTCCCAAATGAAGTGAGAAACCTGAAATCCATCGTCCCAAGTGATCTCTCAATACCCCCCCTACACCAACTATTCCTGGATTACCTAAGGCACTTCCATTAGTATTGATTTTAATATAGGGATTTGGGGACACATGCCATCATATAATTTGCTGGAGTCTAACCTGGGTCTGTCTGGCAGTGCCAGCTAGGAAGTAAAATTCTGTAGCAGCTTGCACAGAGGAATAGATAAGGCTATGCTAGGATCAAGATTGATTCTTGAAAATCCTTTCATTGCGAGCTAGCCAAAGATTCCAGcaagtaaaaggaaaataaacatGCCAAGGGAGTTGATGGGGCAGGAGAACAACATTTGTCGTTGCATTGCACCGTAACCAGTCTTGCAATGGCATGCGAAAGAAGGACAGGGGCGAAATTCTTGGGGATTGACTCCAGGCCTCTTTTGCCCAGGGGTAATCTAGTAGAATGTGTATGGTTGTTTCTAGGGTATGACACCGAGGACAGTGGTTATCCAAATGGTTACGCACAAAAGTTAGGAATTGTTTGGTGGGTAACCGGTTACGCATTGCCTTCTAGAAGAAAATTTGGATCTTTTTTGGGCATGTTAATGTCCAAATCCAGTTCCACATCGGTTTATTCCAAGGTACTTGACCAAGAGTGATTAGTCCACAACGAACTAACCCTATGGTCTTCATCATGGGGGAGGAGGGGACCCTTTATATAATAACGAAAGGAGCTGTGGGGAAGCCAAGGGTCCTTCCAAATTCGAATAGTTTGCCCATCTCCTACAATCCAACTCATGCCCTCAAGTAGCAATTTGGCTCCTAATGAGAAAGCATTCCAAATATGGGACCCTCTTGAATTTCGTGTACTAGTAAACAAGGTTGCGTGTGGAAAGTATTCAGCTTTCAGCACCTGGGCCTAGAGCATAGTAGGATTGGTATAGAGGCACTAGGCCTGATTCTTGAAAATCACACAGTTTCTATGCCGGGTAGAGGGGATTCCCAACCCCTAGCCTTTTTGGGTAAAGTGACAGTCTCCCAATTAACCGTGTGATAGCCTCTATGTTGAGCAGTATCCCCCCAAAGGAAGTTACAACTCATTTTGTCTATCTGGTGACTAATCTTTTGAGGAAGGAGCGTGGTTTGCATGGCATACATTGGGATGGAAGTCACAAATGCTTTTATGAGGGTGGCCCGGCCAGCCATCGATAAATATTTGGCTCGCCATCCTTCAATTCGTGTTCGTATGTTGTCCACTAAATATTGATAAGATTGTGTTGTGCAGCGGATGGTAAAAATGGGCGTCCCTAGATATGTACCAATGCAGTCCGTGGTGGGAATACCAAATATTGCAACCACCTGCTCTTTTATACGCCTAGGTGTACTAGGAGAAAACCAAAATCTCGATTTGATAACACTTATAAGCTGGCCTAAAgaatcacaattttttaaaaaaaattctgcataAATTCTTGCAATCCCTAGCCTTGGCTTTCGTGAAAAGAAAGATATCATTCGTAAAAAATAAATGCGAGAGGCATACCCTAGCCCTAAAATTTATAGGGTGGATAAGTTTACCACGAATAGCCTCTTCCAACTTGATTGACAACCGTTCCAAACAAAGGATAAATAGATAAGGGGATAGAGGAGTCCCGTTCCATAAAATATGGAACCAAGTGGATGAGATCATATTCATAATGAAAGTAATGAGGTTTggtggcatttaaaaaattctagtgTTTCCTGAATAAAAGACCATTCTAACTGATCATAAACTTTTTCAAGATCCAATTTAATAGCAACGTACCCAACCCGACCCCGTCTAGATTTTAATGTTTGAATCACTTCCTGAACAAAGATAATATTATCACTCATTCGACGTCTCGGCACAAACCCGACTTGACAGGGGTTTATAACCTCAGCAATACAAGGTTTGAGCCGTTGCACGATGATTCAAGATAGCAACTTGTAGAAGGTATTACAAAGTCTAATTGGACGAAACTGAGTGATTAATTCAGGATGTGCTATTTTTGGGATAAGGACCAAGTTTGTGATACCCCAGTTTGGTGGTATAGTAAGATGctaaaaaatttcttgaataaCCTGAATTATACTCGAGCCCAAACTGGGCCAATTTGTTTGGAAGAAAAGAGCGTGATAGCCATCCAGCACCGAGGCCTACAAACTTAGGAGATTAAGGCAGATTTTGTACAAGGCAAAACATTGGTATTCCTTTTTGTACTTCGACATAaaggaataaaattttaagattttccCATGTTTACTTTGCTTATTATGTGCTGGCATTGCGTGTTGCTCTTTCCTTTGTGTAATAAATAGGAATGCATTACAATCTTCAAATCCTCTGATCCATACAATCTTCAACTGGAACCAAGCACAAATAAGGTCTGATAAAAAGCCCTAAAACCGATCAAAAACCAGTCAATTATTCTTTGACTGCACCGGATTCTAAACATAGTTGCAATTGAAAGATTAAGTTATTACCATAATAATATGGTAATAACTTATGGTAATAACTTAatctttcaaaaacttaataaaaaaccAGTCAATTATTCTTTGACCGCACCGGTTTCTAAACTTAGTTGCAATTGAAAGATTAAGTTATTACCATAATAataactagcctcatcacacgcgctTTGCACGTGTAATGaggctcttttatttatttattttgagtttaatataatttttcaatttgaatttatctattattaGTGAGATTATACAAGaaggaatttttaaaaaactaaaatttaatatttgaaatGACGTAAAATGCTAGGTTTAGTGtgctagtttttaggaaaaaatatatcagatatatttaaataaagaatgTGCTAATTTTTAAGAAGAGTTTatctagtagttttttttttttttttttgaattacaattttaacctcattttttattttttaagaataaaaattatctaattaaattacgagtatatttgacattttttaaaaccataactAACTTTATGAATTctctaataaataataaagataataaaaattgaaagattaAGTGAGTCACCCAATAGTCTTCTCACACTATTCTTTTACTTTCCTTGGGATTGTGGGTACCCATTTTTCCAAACTTTTCAACAGTTACAGCCCTGATTGAATATTGATTAATACCAAACGGCAGAAAGAGAAAAAGCTCCATAAGAAGAAGACGAAAGTGGAAGTAAAATAATTAACATAAATATAGATACAGCTTAAAAGCAAGGTTGGCGCAAGGAGCAAaggggagtttttttttttggttcaattaaAAAAGGATAAAAGCAATGTGCCTTGGTACTGCTTTTTTCCCACTCCTCGCTAAGCCCACCGCCCACCGCCCACACACATAGATACATTCAACAAGAAAAAGGTCAAAAAAAAGGCCGACAAAGCTTTAAGGTTTTTTGATTCTCGTGGTCTAAACTTGTTCTATACAAAGACAAACAACTATGACGAAGCTTCATCTATTCACTTTGGGTCTGGGCCTTTGTCCCACACTCCAATTCAAAAGCATCACTCCTTTTTCCCATTTTCCAAGTCCAAAGATTCCATTCAATGTCCtgcagaaattaaaaaacaaatcatgGTCACGTGAGTGCGACCTTTGAGGGTCTGATAAGTCCAGTGTGAGTGTGAACATCATAATGGGTATAAGTCTAACCCACGTGAGCTAGCTGCCATTCTCATTTGTTAAAACTCTTGAAACAATTTCTCATTTGTTTGACACATAGTGAGATCTAGCAATACAAAAAAGGACAATTCTAGATTTAGATCTTACGATGTTAATGTCAATAATTGTCAACATGACCTGTATGACTCAAAAAATGAAACCCATCTCataaaaaaaacctatcaaAATATGAATCTTATTTTAGTGTAAGAGTGTAATTCAGTAAATCATGAACCACAATTTCCTTTTACAGCATTTTATCATGTGAAGTAACCACTAATCAAGAAAATTTGGTAAGGTGTGCAATTCTAGCATGGAATTCCTCTCTTCtttgagtaaaaagaaaaaaaggtagttctgaaattttgacaaatttgtgTTTGGTAGGTTCTttgagtaaaaagaaaacaggTGGTTctgaaattttgacaaatttgtgTTTGGTAGGTACATTAACAAAGCTTGAAACAGAGGAAGTCAGCTTTTGGAAGACAGTAAGACCTACAAtgaaagtctttttttttttttttggatttagagCTGAAGATAAATGTTGTAAAACAGCTATGACGATATTTCCTATAAGTACCTGTATTTCTCTAAGTATATTGAACATTGTAAAACTAtatgctaaatttttaaatggCATGGAGCAAACAATTTGTTAACCACTCATCACAATGTATGTCTAAAAAAGACTTAAAAAGTTCTAATCAAATTTTAACACAACTTCACTGACAATGTCCCTTTTCCAAATCATGTGTTGCGTTCTTATTGCTTGTTGCTAACAACCTTATACATGCCTTCTACGTGTCCCTATAAATATTCAATAATATACATTTTGTCCCAACTTCTCATAAATCCATAAAAACACCTTGATTATTTTTCAATGATAAATCATCCAGTGTCGGCAATAGATAGAAATAATCAAATCTAGGGCCCTCatatcataatattttctttgcataaaaTATAGTCTAGCATTGTGCTTATCTTCTTCTAAGACACGTACCCCTTAAAATTTGGATCccacatccataacaaaaggGCTTcaaattattaagttttttcttaTCTCATAGAGTTGAATAAGAATAATAGATTCCCAATTTGCGGACCAGGAGACACATGGGGTACTAAATGCTAATGCCAAAGAGATAGTACAAATTTGGTACCCTAACTATTTCCAAATCTTCCAATCACAACCTAAAAGCTCCGCCATCAACCGCTAGATATTGATGGGTCACCAGTCACCTAATTGTGTAAGCAAAAGTTGCCCCATCAAACCCACCAAAGAATTGGGTCCAACTAAAGTGCGCATACTAAACAAGAGTAGTTTTAGTTACCAAACCCAACAACAGCTTCTACCATATACAAAAGGACAAAGGCTCCACTAAACCGTGCTGAAACATAAATAGGAACTAGCTACCGCTAATAACTGAGTATGGGTCCTCTAAAAATCAATCTGCcagccaagcaagactcatTTCACGATTAAGAACTTATTTTTTggactttatttttttgatttaataGTATGTACAATACCAATTACACGATATTAGATATACTTcagatttgtaatatttataCTTCGCCATGAAATATATTCATTTTCAAATCTCTAAAGTTTAAACCCCAAGCTCCTCAACTAACTCGTAAATTCTGAAGATAACAATTTCTTTCACTAAAGAACTAGAAAGCACAGACATTTCATTTGAGGTACCACACTCTTGTCATACCAGTTTCATAACTGgcattttatgttataattttttagaaattactTGTTTCGTACCCATGTTCATGCTTCCTAGCCAAAGAATAAACAAATCAAAGCCGCTTAACTTAACTCAGACTCTATGTACCTGGGCCAACTCATCCCTAATGTGATATCCAAATTGATATACAATTAGTTCTAGTGACCCTACATTTGGATATATACTTAGATTTAGATTCAGATTTCAATATATACTAGATTGACCTCTCCAAGCAACTCAATTGTAACAAGCAAGAATATACGCATGCAATGGATTTCTGAACACACCACCTTTATTTTACTGTTTATCCTAATCATATAACTTGACCCCACCTCATTGCTTATcctatttatctttttttttgcaagtaaTTGAAGAATTCACTCCACCAAAAGTCAAAAGAGTAGATAAAAAGCCAAACTAATACACACCCACTTTCACGAATTCCTAAATAGTCGACTgtaaaagtgaaagaaaaaaaaattcacgtTTTCCTAAATGGCCGACTCACTGAGTGGatgaaaaaaagatatttttctAGAACTTGCTAATTCACAATTTCCACCACTTGCCAAATGGAATAGTTATATGGGTAAAAAGTGATTGAAATGTcaattttgatgaaaaaaaagtgATGGGTAGATAAAAAAAGTTGTGACGCGCAAAAAAGTGTCTACTACTCGGTGAAAATTAGGGTTTGTCTagatttttgcaaaaaaagCCAACGTGATAAGACTGTGATAAGACTAGAAagagtaaaagtaaaaaagaagcATTACCGGTTTCATTTCAGTCTCGGAAAATAACATCATCGGCGATCTCCATCAATGGCTTCAAGCAGTCAGGAGTGAACTTCCTTGCAAAAAGGTAAGAGTAACTCGAATTCGATTCCCTCAACTTGTACACAAGCTCCTTCGACACTTCCTCGGGCGTGTACAAGTGGGGATGCCCATCAACACTGTCAGTCCAATTCACATTCGTGAGCGTGTAATGGGTACACCCTTCAGGATCCTCCATGGACAAGAGCGTAGGAAAGTAGTGCTCTTCAGGGTAACACGAGTCGAGATTCAAGCACGGAAGCTTGaacttcttccaatacttcttATCCTTGATGACCATCAGAGCGTGCTTTCGGTTCAGCGTGAAAAACTGAGATCCGACCCTGAATCGCTCGAACGGGACTTCGGGGAGCATGACGTTGTCGCCGCGCGCGTTGTACCTGTCGAGCAAGTTCGGGTCGTCCGAGATTATCTCGATGAAGCTTTGGTAGTTCGGGAAGATCGAGAATGGCTGTTTGGTTCTTTTGTTTCGGTTGAGGGTGTTGTGGAAGAGGAAGTTGTAGACGTAGTCGAAGGAGTGGATTGGGATACAGTGTTGCGAGACGAGTGTGAAGTAAAGGTTCAGAGGGTCGTCGAGGAGGGCCTTGGCGATGAGCCTACGCGCGGCGGAGATGAGTGAGGGCGACGCGCGTGAGGTTTTCATGGCCTCGGGGATGAACTTGTTTTCGAAAACGCCTGTAGGGGGAGTTATTGTGGCGGAAGGGTCGGCGTGGATGTAGATGTTGAAGAggtgcttgttttttttttggttgaaaaacttTTCCCACAAGGGCGAGAAAGTGAGATCGGAGTTGGTGAGGAAAAGGAAAgcgattttgggttttgggttggtGTGGGTGCCCAGGCGAGAGTGGACTGAGCGCTGTGAGGGAGTGGAAGCGACTGTGGCTTTGCTGAAAAGGGAAAGGTCTGCGAGTTCGTTGTTTGGGGGAGGGAGTGGGACTTGTTTGGGTGGGAGGATCTGAGGGGCGATGAGGAAGAGGAGAGGGACTGTGAGGAAGAGAGCAAAGGTGAGAACGAATGGGGTTGATGAGAACAtggtggtgtgtgtgtgtgtgtgtgtgtgtgtgtcaagAGTGTGAGGAATTGGGAGATAAGATCTTAGGCAAGTTTTGGAGTGATGGGTAAAAAagcttttggattttttgaagaaaagattTGGGGAGTGAAAAGAGTTTTCTTGGGGGTGACTGATTTTAAGTTGGGTATAAGTTGAGGATAAATTGATAAAGTTGTAGTGGAAACCGGGCTAGTAGTTATGGAAATTGGGGGGGAAGGAAAGAATTGGGACTAAAAAAAAGGGATTATGCCCATCattgctttgtttttaattttttgagaatggaGTTGGGGGATTggggtttgagagagagagagagagagagagtgaaaatgCTTATCAAGTGGTATATGGAGTGGTTCTCTATTACCTTTTGCTTTTTGCTGGAGAAGTGGACTTCAAGAAAAGGATGAGACTTTCTGAAAAGCAAATAGtgctttttttattcttttttggtgCTGCTTGGGTCTTTATCAGAGTagttattttcttaatttaattaatgggtATTGAGcaatgaaatattaataaagaatCATGCCTCTCTTGTCACTTAAacctatattattattattatatatatgatgtattaATATTATGTACATGcgatatataatttaattaagaatcATATAAAGATgaatatcttctcaaaaaaaaagttataaaatgaatagtttaaataaaatataaaaaaattttaaaatattcttatagAGTGAAGTCACATGATAAAAggagtaaaaaatatataaaaataaattattaataataatacattaaGAGAATTTCCACTTGGTGCAACCACAATATATAGGACACCTGTTATGATATAATATCAATATTTAAGACACTTTTTATGATATAATATAAGATATGATATGATTTAAATGCTAGTATATATAACATGTAAGattattgtaaatattttgatgaatgactAAAGTACTaattattgtataattttaaaattcttatataATGTATCATAAGTCTTATAGTTTCAAATGAAATGATTTTAGtatttagatataatttttacattagCTTATATAATGTGTAACGTTTTAGGAATGTTTGGGTGGCAATAACTAAATTTctgatttattataaaaattttcaataccCATATACTAAAGGTATTAATAGGTTCACATGAAATaacttttttgtgtttatatagAGGTTTTGATTACAATTTATGTGAGTTTATGTTACTTTTTACTTAATAGATAGtcattcaaagtgtgaattgaaACAATGTAAAATGTTTAtggtttcaattaaaaaaaaaataaagaaaaaagaattccaAGTTTCATTTGAAATCAAATGAGTTAGTCTATGTTTATTTAGGTCAGTATGTAGTAGTATAACATATTTTACATGCTTTGAGTAATAGAATAGAGATTAGGGTCTATGTGCAAAATGAACAATATGAACATGC includes the following:
- the LOC115986832 gene encoding glycosyltransferase BC10-like produces the protein MFSSTPFVLTFALFLTVPLLFLIAPQILPPKQVPLPPPNNELADLSLFSKATVASTPSQRSVHSRLGTHTNPKPKIAFLFLTNSDLTFSPLWEKFFNQKKNKHLFNIYIHADPSATITPPTGVFENKFIPEAMKTSRASPSLISAARRLIAKALLDDPLNLYFTLVSQHCIPIHSFDYVYNFLFHNTLNRNKRTKQPFSIFPNYQSFIEIISDDPNLLDRYNARGDNVMLPEVPFERFRVGSQFFTLNRKHALMVIKDKKYWKKFKLPCLNLDSCYPEEHYFPTLLSMEDPEGCTHYTLTNVNWTDSVDGHPHLYTPEEVSKELVYKLRESNSSYSYLFARKFTPDCLKPLMEIADDVIFRD